The following are from one region of the Thermoproteus uzoniensis 768-20 genome:
- a CDS encoding acetate--CoA ligase, whose amino-acid sequence MSSEFLEVYRKSLEDPVGFWEEQAGRLYWKERWVKTYDDSNPPFYKWFVGGRTNISYNALDRHVMSGRGNKAALIWASASGEYRVLRYWDLYREVNRLAALLRGLGVGRGDRVAIYMPMVPEAMIAMLAVNRIGAVHTVVFSGFGAQALADRISDAKASLVITADGMTRRGRAIPLKPVVDEALGIAGADAAVLVYRRLGMDVAMREGRDLWWHEALRRIPPGAYAEPEWVGGDAPLFILYTSGTTGKPKGILHLHGSYMVWIWYAFNHLVGAEREFRDDIVFFSTADVGWISGHHYGVHGPLLNGLTVLWYEDAPDYPHPGIWWELAETYGVTHMLFSPTAVRLLMKYGDEWPRRYDLSRLMALYPTGEVLNEEAYKWLRDVVCGGRPSCQIADIWGQTETACFVTAPGSMNLGGFRYKYGSVGLPYPTLRIEILDDEGRPLPPGQKGHVVAKPPLPPAFLHSLWGDPDRYVRSYWSRFPGYYHTGDVGYIDEEGHLHILGRSDDVIKVAGHRLSTREVEDLLTSHPAVAEAAVVGVPDPVRGEVLGVFVVPKDGAKITEEEVAAHLKRALGPVAVVGKIAILGRLPKTRTGKVMRRVLRAMAAGQPLGDLSTIEDEESVEELKKAISGGGRTPALS is encoded by the coding sequence ATGTCTTCGGAATTCCTGGAGGTGTACAGGAAGTCGTTGGAGGATCCAGTGGGGTTCTGGGAGGAGCAGGCGGGGAGGCTGTACTGGAAGGAGCGGTGGGTCAAGACGTACGACGACTCCAACCCGCCGTTCTATAAGTGGTTCGTCGGCGGGAGGACGAACATATCCTACAACGCCCTCGACAGACACGTGATGTCTGGCAGGGGCAATAAGGCGGCGCTGATATGGGCCTCGGCGTCCGGCGAGTATAGGGTGCTCCGCTACTGGGATCTCTACAGGGAGGTGAACAGGCTGGCTGCCCTCTTGAGGGGCCTCGGCGTGGGGAGGGGCGATAGGGTCGCCATATATATGCCCATGGTGCCGGAGGCCATGATAGCCATGTTGGCCGTAAACAGGATAGGCGCGGTCCACACAGTCGTCTTCTCGGGCTTCGGCGCCCAGGCGCTGGCCGACAGAATATCGGACGCCAAGGCCTCTCTGGTGATCACGGCCGACGGCATGACGAGGAGGGGGAGGGCGATCCCCCTAAAGCCGGTGGTGGACGAGGCGCTAGGGATAGCCGGGGCCGACGCGGCCGTCTTGGTCTACAGAAGGCTGGGGATGGACGTGGCCATGAGGGAGGGGAGAGATCTCTGGTGGCACGAGGCGCTGAGGCGTATACCCCCCGGCGCGTACGCTGAGCCTGAATGGGTCGGCGGGGACGCCCCCCTCTTCATCCTCTACACCTCGGGCACCACGGGGAAGCCCAAGGGGATACTGCACCTCCACGGCTCCTACATGGTCTGGATATGGTACGCCTTCAACCACCTCGTGGGGGCCGAGAGGGAGTTCAGAGACGACATAGTCTTCTTCTCCACGGCCGATGTAGGCTGGATATCGGGCCACCACTACGGGGTCCACGGCCCGCTCTTGAACGGGCTGACTGTGCTCTGGTACGAGGACGCGCCGGACTACCCCCACCCCGGCATATGGTGGGAGCTGGCCGAGACCTACGGCGTGACCCACATGCTCTTCTCGCCGACCGCCGTAAGGCTCTTGATGAAGTACGGGGACGAGTGGCCCAGGAGGTACGACCTAAGCCGCTTGATGGCCCTATACCCCACCGGCGAGGTCCTCAACGAGGAGGCCTACAAGTGGCTGAGGGACGTAGTCTGCGGGGGGAGGCCCAGCTGCCAGATAGCCGATATTTGGGGCCAGACAGAGACAGCTTGCTTCGTCACGGCGCCGGGCTCCATGAACCTAGGGGGGTTCAGGTACAAGTACGGGTCTGTGGGGCTGCCCTACCCCACTTTGAGGATAGAGATACTGGACGACGAGGGGAGGCCCCTCCCGCCTGGGCAGAAGGGGCACGTGGTCGCGAAGCCGCCGTTGCCCCCCGCCTTCCTCCACAGCCTCTGGGGCGACCCCGACAGGTACGTCCGCTCCTACTGGTCGAGGTTCCCCGGCTACTACCACACGGGCGACGTGGGCTATATAGACGAGGAGGGGCACCTCCACATATTGGGCCGCTCCGACGACGTCATTAAGGTGGCGGGCCACAGGCTCTCGACGAGGGAGGTCGAGGACCTCTTGACGTCGCATCCCGCCGTGGCGGAGGCCGCCGTCGTAGGCGTCCCCGACCCCGTCCGCGGCGAGGTATTGGGCGTTTTCGTAGTGCCCAAGGACGGGGCCAAGATAACCGAGGAGGAGGTCGCGGCCCACCTCAAGAGGGCTTTAGGCCCCGTGGCGGTCGTGGGGAAGATAGCCATATTGGGCAGACTGCCCAAGACGAGGACGGGCAAGGTGATGAGGAGGGTTCTGAGAGCCATGGCGGCCGGACAGCCGCTGGGCGACCTCAGCACGATAGAGGACGAGGAGAGCGTGGAGGAGCTCAAGAAAGCTATATCGGGCGGAGGCCGTACCCCAGCGCTTTCCTGA